In Trichoderma atroviride chromosome 2, complete sequence, one DNA window encodes the following:
- a CDS encoding uncharacterized protein (BUSCO:EOG092D3TIC), which produces MTDKLPPNLLALFAARPPLRWVEPSDHAPEKRRTAPIGGVAAFLPELQKYKETDKYEPTESWLEMRDRKKRETQENATNLVTEGPKQFKPNEDPNIRGDAFKTLIVARLSYDAEERDLEREFGRFGPIERIRIIVDTHAHEKPNKKKKPHRGYAFVVFEREKDMRAALDACDGIRIKDRRIKVDVERGRTAKNWLPRRLGGGLGGRGYTRAMPSRPGGPGGFGGGGGGGGGGGFRGGFKGGFEGGRGRGGFRGGFGGGRGGGFRSGGGDFGPRGGDRGGDRGGDRSGFGAPNGAPSGPGLDRRNGDRGFSGGGYESRGSGRSYDDRSGGHRDGGGRYGDRDRGDRDRDRDRDRDRDRDRGDRDREGRRTGSNMEPIGRREGGYRERDYDRPRDDDNRKRGYEGGGYEDPRKLRRY; this is translated from the exons ATGACCGACAAGTTACCCCCTAACTTGTTGGCGCTCTTTGCCGCGCGACCTCCGCTGCGATGGGTAGAACCATCTGACCATGCGCCTGAGAAGCGCAGGACGGCTCCCATCGGCGGCGTGGCTGCTTTCCTGCCTGAGCTTCAAAAGTACAAGGAGACGGACAAGTACGAGCCCACCGAGAGCTGGCTGGAGATGCGCGATCGGAAAAAGCGAGAGACACAGGAGAATGCTACAAATCTTGTTACCGAGGGGCCCAAACAAT TTAAACCAAACGAGGATCCCAACATCCGTGGAGATGCCTTCAAGACTCTCATTGTTGCCCGCCTTAGCTATGACGCCGAGGAGCGTGATCTGGAAAGAGAGTTTGGGCGGTTTGGCCCCATTGAGCGT ATTCGCATTATTGTTGATACCCATGCTCACGAGAAGCctaataagaagaagaaaccacACAGAGGCTACGCATTTGTTGTTTTTGAGCGCGAAAAGGATATGAGAG CTGCCCTGGACGCTTGTGATGGCATTCGCATCAAAGACAGGCGTATCAAGGTGGATGTTGAACGCGGCAGGACTGCCAAGAACTGGCTGCCCCGCAGATTAGGCGGTGGCCTAGGCGGTCGAGGCTATACCCGAGCAATGCCATCTCGCCCCGGTGGCCCcggaggctttggaggaggtggtggtggtggaggaggaggaggcttcCGCGGAGGCTTCAAGGGAGGTTTCgaaggaggccgaggccgaggcggaTTCCGTGGAGGCTttggtggtggccgtggAGGCGGATTCCGAAGCGGTGGCGGCGACTTTGGCCCCCGAGGCGGCGATAGAGGCGGCGATCGAGGGGGCGACCGAAGCGGATTTGGAGCACCCAATGGAGCGCCGTCCGGCCCCGGCCTCGACAGAAGAAACGGAGATCGAGGCTTCTCTGGTGGTGGGTATGAGTCTCGAGGCAGCGGACGCTCATATGATGACAGATCTGGCGGCCACcgagatggcggcggccgaTATGGCGATCGTGACCGTGGCGATCGAGACCGCGACCGCGACCGTGATCGAGACCGTGACCGTGACCGTGGTGACCGAGACCGCGAGGGACGTCGGACTGGTAGTAACATGGAACCCATTGGCCGCAGAGAAGGTGGGTATCGGGAAAGGGACTATGATCGCCCACGCGATGACGACAACCGGAAGCGAGGATACGAAGGTGGTGGCTATGAAGACCCTCGAAAGCTGCGCCGCTACTAA
- a CDS encoding mitochondrial 54S ribosomal protein mL43 (BUSCO:EOG092D4CHT), with protein MTVKALRAIADGKNGLGAFVLQCRKLDLHYCDWAGSSRGMNGFIKSLLPKFAAANPQIEFAVSPRPGKHPVVVGHYINGRTKPICVRNLSPYEILQKVELLRDASGEKLRRTNKAVLSTKPSVRGIWSPYHGKGMAV; from the exons ATGACAGTCAAGGCGTTGCGAGCCATTGCTGATGGCAAG AATGGCCTGGGGGCGTTTGTCCTTCAGTGCAGGAAGCTGGATCTGCATTACTGCGACTGGGCGGGCAGCTCAAGGGGAATGAA TGGCTTCATCAAATCACTGCTTCCCAAGTTCGCAGCCGCCAACCCCCAGATCGAGTTCGCCGTTTCCCCACGACCCGGCAAGCaccccgtcgtcgtcggacACTACATCAACGGCCGTACAAAGCCCATCTGCGTGCGCAACCTCTCGCCATACGAGATCCTGCAAAAGGTGGAACTGTTGAGAGATGCTAGTGGAGAGAAGTTGAGGAGGACGAACAAGGCTGTTCTGAGCACCAAGCCCAGTGTCAGAGGCATCTGGTCTCCGTACCACGGCAAGGGAATGGCTGTATGA
- a CDS encoding uncharacterized protein (BUSCO:EOG092D3K72), with product MARKFFVGGNFKMNGSISSIKEIVGNLNNATLDPSVEVVVSPSYLHLLLVRENLRKEIEVASQNVYDKPNGAFTGEVSVSQLKDSGINWAILGHSERRTILRESDEVVALKTKYATDNGVSVIWCCGESLEEREAGKTIDVVSKQLAALKAQISDWSKIVIAYEPIWAIGTGKVATTEQAQEVHKAIREWLKANVSDKVADETRILYGGSVNEKNCGELSKQADIDGFLVGGASLKPAFVDIINCQKQ from the exons ATGGCTCGCAAGTTTTTCGTCGGCGGCAACTTCAAGAT GAACGGGTCTATCTCGTCCATTAAGGAGATTGTCGGCAACCTGAACAACGCCACTCTCGACCCCAGCGTCG AGGTCGTCGTTTCTCCTTCCTACCTGCATCTGCTCCTCGTTCGTGAGAACCTCcgcaaggagattgaggtcGCCTCCCAGAACGTCTACGACAAGCCCAATGGCGCCTTCACCGGCGAGGTCTCCGTCTCCCAGCTCAAGGACAGCGGCATCAACTGGGCCATCCTGGGCCACTCCGAGCGCCGCACGATCCTCCGCGAGAGCGACGAGGTTGTTGCCCTCAAGACCAAGTACGCCACTGACAACGGCGTCAGCGTCATCTGGTGCTGCGGCGAGTCCCTGGAGGAGCGCGAGGCCGGCAAGACCATCGATGTGGTCAGCAAGCAGCTCGCCGCCCTCAAGGCCCAGATTTCCGACTGGTCCAAGATTGTCATCGCCTACGAGCCCATCTGGGCCATTGGCACCGGCAAGGTTGCCACCACTGAGCAGGCCCAGGAGGTTCACAAGGCCATCCGAGAGTGGCTCAAGGCCAACGTCAGCGACAAGGTTGCCGACGAGACTCGCATCCTGTACGGTGGCAGCGTCAACGAGAAGAACTGCGGCGAGCTCAGCAAGCAGGCCGACATTGACGGTTTCCTCGTCGGCGGTGCTTCTCTCAAGCCTGCTT ttgtcgacatcatcaacTGCCAGAAGCAGTAA
- a CDS encoding uncharacterized protein (EggNog:ENOG41), giving the protein MTAALLPHQANMSSYNAVDLDEVSSLPSTFSYSQSSMAAPTPAMFSFSHTEPTADLMNGSSWGANAEGPQNLHDYPDNGSSHSGEAEEYLFASGHNSPRGPRLDQAQPAAVAWAAPKAPMSIHIGAQAMSRASSSRSNGSAVSPTQMSNMSTRGNAQAFRSGSQSTGSMNGMDSCLLNSDAHGVSSHMYWSDYASLEMGLGADGVAFPVHNVNPLHVVPSQMHFANDSVPDASSPSTWDCFSSSISRTSSPATIDDSWQSAPFSPASSPELCQSPRDRKIPMMPEDLHKHAVSQMEDTSSLPQAYTARRQGNEGESARDHALYKNVTPKGDGLFHCPWEGQQNCNHKPEKLKCNYDKFVDSHLKPYRCKAEACEGARFSSTACLLRHEREAHGLHGHGDKPFLCMHEGCERSIPGSGFPRQWNLRDHMKRVHNDHGSAGSSPIGAVQQAAKGRKRKSSDVSDAQGSTSRKASIKSMPAPEPKQPPVKPLIEQWMDHHKVVTDMLSRMTKPNDVHNLQHISEAQKHLEAMLKMTSAQVNIKTELAPNGRHYLP; this is encoded by the exons ATGACAGCTGCTCTTTTGCCTCACCAGGCAAACATGTCTAGCTATAATGCTGTTGACCTTGATGAGGTCTCTTCGCTGCCCAG CACCTTCAGCTACTCCCAGTCATCTATGGCTGCGCCTACCCCTGccatgttttctttttctcatacAGAACCAACGGCGGACCTTATGAACGGTTCGTCGTGGGGTGCAAATGCAGAAGGGCCACAGAACTTACATGATTACCCGGACAATGGATCATCGCACTCAGGAGAAGCCGAGGAATATCTTTTTGCATCTGGTCATAACTCACCTAGGGGACCCAGACTTGATCAGGCCCAACCCGCTGCGGTGGCATGGGCCGCTCCCAAGGCGCCCATGTCCATCCACATAGGAGCCCAGGCTATGTCTCGAGCTAGCTCGAGCCGCTCCAACGGCTCTGCTGTTTCACCGACACAGATGTCTAATATGAGCACTAGAGGTAATGCACAAGCTTTCCGGAGTGGATCTCAATCTACTGGCTCCATGAACGGAATGGATTCCTGCCTCTTGAACTCAGATGCCCACGGTGTTTCGTCCCACATGTACTGGTCCGACTACGCCTCTCTCGAAATGGGTCTGGGTGCCGATGGCGTTGCCTTCCCGGTCCATAACGTGAACCCGCTCCACGTGGTTCCATCTCAGATGCACTTTGCCAATGATTCTGTCCCGGATGCATCATCCCCCAGCACTTGGGATTGCTTTTCtagctccatctccagaaCTTCCTCCCCTGCTACCATTGATGATTCATGGCAGTCTGCTCCTTTCAGCCCTGCCTCTTCCCCCGAGCTTTGCCAATCGCCCAG AGACAGAAAAATCCCCATGATGCCAGAGGACCTTCACAAACACGCCGTGTCCCAGATGGAAGATACCTCCTCTCTTCCCCAAGCCTATACCGCCCGCCGACAGGGAAATGAGGGAGAGTCTGCCCGAGACCATGCTCTGTACAAGAACGTCACTCCCAAGGGAGACGGCCTCTTTCACTGCCCCTGGGAGGGCCAGCAAAACTGCAACCACAAGCCCGAGAAGCTTAAGTGCAACTACGA CAAGTTTGTTGACTCCCACTTGAAGCCCTACCGATGCAAGGCTGAAGCTTGCGAGGGTGCCAGATTCTCCTCTACTGCctgccttcttcgccacGAGCGTGAAGCTCATGGTCTTCACGGCCACGGCGATAAGCCTTTCCTCTGCATGCATGAAGGTTGTGAGCGATCCATTCCTGGCAGCGGTTTCCCGCGCCAGTGGAATCTGCGAGACCACATGAAGCGAGTTCACAATGATCacggcagcgctggcagcTCCCCTATTGGAGCTGTTCAGCAAGCCGCCAAGGGACGCAAGCGCAAGTCGTCTGATGTCTCTGATGCCCAAGGCTCCACTAGCCGCAAGGCCTCAATCAAGTCGATGCCCGCCCCAGAGCCAAAGCAGCCCCCTGTCAAGCCTCTCATTGAACAGTGGATGGACCACCACAAGGTCGTCACTGATATGCTGAGCCGAATGACCAAGCCCAACGATGTCCACAACCTCCAGCACATTTCTGAGGCCCAAAAGCACCTTGAGGCTATGCTCAAGATGACTTCGGCCCAAGTGAACATCAAGACTGAGTTGGCACCCAACGGCCGACACTATCTCCCTTGA